One region of Mycolicibacterium lutetiense genomic DNA includes:
- a CDS encoding carboxymuconolactone decarboxylase family protein — translation MDELRAKGLAKMNEVYGWEMPNIEGDPYFDLTVDHLFGTIWNKPGLSMREKRLMTLSAVTAVGQQDLAEIQVNAALFNGEFTEEELKDIAIFLTQYLGFPLGSGLNGTVSKVVAKRRKAAEKGQAEDRKANVNAAVKMNTGSELDDK, via the coding sequence ATGGACGAGTTGCGCGCCAAGGGCCTGGCCAAGATGAACGAGGTCTACGGCTGGGAGATGCCGAACATCGAAGGGGATCCGTACTTCGATCTCACCGTCGACCACCTGTTCGGCACCATCTGGAACAAGCCGGGGCTGTCGATGCGCGAGAAGCGGCTGATGACGTTGTCGGCGGTGACGGCGGTAGGTCAGCAGGACCTCGCTGAGATTCAGGTCAATGCTGCGCTGTTCAACGGCGAGTTCACCGAGGAAGAGCTCAAGGACATCGCCATCTTCCTCACCCAGTACCTCGGTTTCCCGCTCGGATCCGGTCTCAACGGCACCGTGTCCAAGGTGGTGGCCAAGCGACGCAAGGCCGCTGAGAAGGGACAGGCTGAGGACCGGAAGGCCAACGTGAACGCCGCAGTCAAGATGAATACCGGGAGCGAGCTCGATGACAAGTAG
- a CDS encoding NAD(P)-dependent oxidoreductase → MSDPKYGYIGLGNMGAPMAKRLAEWPGGFIVYDVRAESMEPFGELGAALADDVTDVAQADIISITVLNDEQVRSVVADLAPKVKPDTVIVIHSTISDTTAAELAEQYKPQGIHIVDAPVSGGGAAAEKGELAIMVGAERPVYERIKPALKQFGSMVIHAGEPGAGTRMKLARNMLTFTSYAAACEAMKLAEAAGLDLGALGRVVRHTDALTSGPGAIIVRENMAELTPDHWLYDAFTHTRGLGEKDLSLALGLGDVVGVDLPLAQVALQRLADGLGVPHKND, encoded by the coding sequence ATGAGCGATCCGAAATACGGCTACATCGGCCTTGGCAACATGGGTGCCCCGATGGCCAAGCGTCTGGCCGAGTGGCCCGGCGGGTTCATCGTGTACGACGTGCGAGCCGAATCCATGGAGCCGTTCGGGGAGCTCGGCGCGGCGCTGGCGGACGACGTCACAGATGTTGCTCAAGCGGACATCATCAGCATCACGGTGCTGAACGACGAGCAGGTGCGCTCGGTGGTCGCCGACCTGGCGCCGAAGGTGAAGCCGGACACCGTGATCGTGATCCACTCCACGATCAGCGATACCACCGCGGCCGAGCTCGCCGAGCAGTACAAGCCGCAGGGCATCCACATCGTGGACGCCCCGGTCAGCGGCGGCGGCGCGGCCGCAGAGAAGGGTGAGCTGGCCATCATGGTCGGCGCCGAGCGGCCCGTCTACGAGCGGATCAAGCCGGCGCTCAAGCAGTTCGGCTCGATGGTGATCCACGCCGGTGAACCCGGCGCAGGTACCCGGATGAAGCTGGCCCGCAACATGCTGACGTTCACCTCGTACGCCGCGGCCTGTGAGGCGATGAAGCTGGCCGAGGCCGCCGGACTGGACCTCGGCGCGCTGGGCCGGGTCGTGCGTCACACCGACGCACTGACCAGCGGGCCAGGTGCGATCATCGTGCGCGAGAACATGGCCGAGCTGACCCCGGATCATTGGCTCTACGACGCGTTCACCCACACCCGCGGGCTGGGGGAGAAGGATCTGAGCCTGGCGCTGGGCCTGGGTGATGTTGTGGGAGTGGACCTTCCGCTGGCCCAAGTGGCCCTGCAGCGGCTCGCTGACGGCCTCGGCGTACCGCACAAGAACGATTAG